In Anthocerotibacter panamensis C109, the sequence GCTTCTTTTGTCTCTAAGGCTTTTCTGCCACACTCTTCAACTTCCTGGTCTACAGATAGAACAGGCTCCCCTAAAGAAGCATAAATACCAATAACCTGTTGTTTCAGAAAAGTATTGAGTTTTCGCTCTACTTTCTTATTGGAGAGTCCCTTTAGTTGAGGATACTGATAAGTGTAGTGACAGAGACGATTCTTCGAGTATCGCTCCTGTTTAACCTTTACTATCTGGACGGGCTTGGCACTTACTGAAGCTGGAAATACCAACAGAGTGACCGTCAGGAGCACAGCTATCAAGCTAAGTACCTGATGTACCAAACTCAACTTTTGCCATACAGCACCCATAGGCACTCTAGATTGTCTTTCAACGGAATATGACTTCCAACTCACGCCAATCCTCCACACTTTGGCAAACAACCCTCTATCAATACTACCCTATTCCTATTGTCGAATCTTGCGTTGTAGATTACTTTTTTCCTCCTGCGCTTTCTTTCAAAGACAACTCTAGCACAGTAAAGAAGATTTCCATGTACTTCTTGTTCAATACTCTTTTCTTCATGCCGGACTAAATATAGCGCAGCTCGTGCGGGCGGGGTGCTGACACTGCTTGGAACTGCGGGAATCGAACTGTCAAGCGTGGCTGACGCATCTACCGCTTTGGCTTGAAGCGTCGGGATAGCAGGCGTGGAATTGTCCGAGAGAGCACCTTGAACCGGGCGCTCTATGGCGGAGGCTCCTGTCTCGTTAGTTACCGAGAAATCTCGCAGGGTAGTAGGTATCGTTGGTTCTGCAAAGTTCCCTTCTTGTAGAAGAGATGGCAGGTCAAGCTCAGGGTCTACTTGACGGGTCACTATAGCAGGCGGGGTCACCGAAGGCATCGAACATGTTTGCAGGGCAGCCCGCGACTCAGCAAAAAAGGGCAAGTACTGAAAGGAATAATCGGGCGGCTCATAGCCCGCCATCTCCTTGAGGGCAATGGTCAACGGTTGCAAGACGCCCAAGGTCTGTGTGCCGAGGGGCAGGAGAAATTGGGGGTAGAAGGGCTCGGAGGCAGGAGCTTGAGCATCGGCAGTGGGCATTTTTTGCACCGTTGGGATAGGGGGCTGAACGGGTTTTTCTGGAGTAAGGTCGTACAACTTGTCAAGGTCCATATCTTTGATAAGGTCATAGTACTTCCTGGCTTTTCCGGCGAAAGAATGACCGTTTTTAGCTCCATCTCCGTTGATAATAGTCCTAGCTTTGAGAAACGCCTCGTCTAAAGCCTTATCATCCTTGATTTTAGAGCTATCCAAATAGCGCTTTAAGCTCCTCCCACCTTTTGTAAATGAGCCTTCTAACATACCTCTCGCTGCCACTTCAGCAGCAATAGCTGGGTCTTCAAGTTTTTCGGGATTTTCAGTTAGATCTACCCCTTCTAGATTAAGCTTTTTTGACCACTCTTGGTAATGAGCCCGACCTGTGACTTGGACAAAACCACGTCCTCTAAACCTATAACCGTCGCCATTTGTATAATTTTCATTTGGATTTTTATTGATAGTATTGCCAAGGTTATTTCCAGCAGCATCATATCCTCGTTGTTCTGTAACTTGACTGGGAATCCAACCCTCGCGCATGAGATTTCCAAGTTGTGCTTCCCCTTCAGCCGTAGCAAGAATATAAGCGATTTGCGCTTTATTAGTGATCCCAATTTTTTTAGCTGCTTCTATAAGGGCAGCAATTGATTTTTGAGCAATCTCACGCACCTTATTAGGTTTAGCAGAGTAGGCATTGGTAAGAAGATCTAAATTGGTTTTAGGTAAAACAGATGAAGAGACTTTTTTAACTTGCTTTCCAGGTTGTTTTTTCGCAGTTGGCTTTTTGGGTGTTTGAGGTGCCATGACTATTTCCTTTCAGTGAGGAGTTGATGTGGTCAAGAAAGCACGTAAGGGGCCTTTAGGGTTGATGATACCCTCTTTGATAAGAGTAGTTTTTTTTAGCGTAGGTACTATTCCACGTCCAGCATAGCTATCAAAAATCCCATATATAGCTAAGCCTTTGGAAGAAATCAGGATACTATATTTATCCTTCTGAAATTTGTCCCTGAACAGTTGCGCTATGTCTTCGCCCTCTGTGCGTTTTAGCTCCCAATAGATTAACTTGTTGACTTTAAGTTGATAATTAGATCTAGGCTTAAACAAATTGCTATATTGGTAAATCTTTCCGCTTTTTGTATCGAGCAGTAAAAAGTTATTATAAATATCAGGATGGGGTGACGCGCCGTTGTGATCGAAAGTATAAACGTAGATACTCAAAATATGATCCTCATTAAATTTTATATCATAGTTTACCCTTCTAAGATAAAGATTGTCAGGTCCAGGAGGTTTGCTCGATTCATAGCCTTCAGCAGCCTCTTTACCACACTCTTCAACTTCCTGGTCTACAGATAGAACAGGCTCCCCTAAAGAAGCATAAATACCAATAGTTTGTTGCTTCAGAAAGGTATTGAGTTTTCGCTCTACTTTTTTGTTGGAGAGTCC encodes:
- a CDS encoding DUF4163 domain-containing protein, which gives rise to MWGVVMNWGLFPYRREIRVPITPMRQRLGLRHAGLMTVLLTATLLVFPASPVDAKSVQVVKVEQERYSKNRLCHYTYQYPQLKGLSNKKVERKLNTFLKQQTIGIYASLGEPVLSVDQEVEECGKEAAEGYESSKPPGPDNLYLRRVNYDIKFNEDHILSIYVYTFDHNGASPHPDIYNNFLLLDTKSGKIYQYSNLFKPRSNYQLKVNKLIYWELKRTEGEDIAQLFRDKFQKDKYSILISSKGLAIYGIFDSYAGRGIVPTLKKTTLIKEGIINPKGPLRAFLTTSTPH